CTGTTTTGGTGCTTGCAGCTTTAAGAGGTTTGCTTCACTATGTTGAACAGTTAAGCAATCACTTTATAGCTTTTAAATTACTTGCATTGATTAGAGATAAAGTTTTTAAGGCTCTAAGAAAATTATCTCCTGCAAAACTTGAAGGAAGAGACAAAGGAAATTTAATAGCACTTATTACGAGCGACATTGAACTTCTTGAAGTGTTTTATGCCCATACAATTTCACCAATAGCCATAGGAGTATTAACTTCAATAATAATGACAATATTTATAGGAAGTTTTAATATTGTGTTAGGTGCTATTGCTTTACTTGGATATTTTACTATAGGTTTTATCATTCCTTATTTCTCATCAAAGTTTGGAAAGAATGACGGAATGGAATATAGAAATAATTTTGGTAAATTAAACAGCTATTTTCTTGACAGCTTATGGGGAATAAAAGAGATACTTCAATTTGGATACGGTGAGAAAAGAATACAAACAATAGAAAATAAAACCGATAACTTAATGGATTTAAACAAAAAACTAAAAAAATATGAAGGCATAATATCAGGACTAACCACTTCAGCAGTGTCACTATTTACATTAGCTATTCTTGTTGTGAGTGTGTTAATATCAAAAGACAAAAATTTATCTAATATATTAATACCTACTATAGCAATGGCAAGTTCTTTCGGTCCTGTAATAGCATTGAGTAATTTATCAAACAATTTATTTATGACATTAGCAAGCGGTGAGAGGGTGCTTAATTTGCTTGCAGAAAAGCCTATTGTAGAAGAAGTTTATGATGGAGAGAGTAATTTAGAGTTTAATGGGCTTGAATGCGAGAATGTATGCTTTGATTATGAAGGCGAAGAGATATTAAATAATTATAATTTAGAGATAGAGCCTAATAAGATAATAGGCATAAGCGGAAAAAGCGGAAGCGGAAAATCTACACTTTTAAAACTATTCATGCGTTTTTGGGATATAAAAGAAGGAAGCTTAAAAATATCTGGCTCTAATATAAAAGATATTAATACTGATAGCTTAAGAGATATTGAAAGCTATGTAACTCAAGATACTTCAATATTTAAAGACACTATAGAAAACAATATAAAAATAGCAGATAAAAATGCTACAAGAGAAGAGGTTATTGAGGCATGCAAAAAAGCATCATTGCATGACTTTATAATGAGCCTTCCAAACGGGTATGATACTAATGTAGGGGAGCTTGGGGATACTTTATCTGGCGGAGAAAAACAACGCATTGGAATAGCAAGAAGTTTCTTACATAAAGCACCATTCATGCTTCTTGATGAGCCTACAAGCAATCTTGATAGTTTGAACGAAGCTGTTATATTAAAATCTGTGAAAGATAATAGCAAAGATAGAACTGTTGTTTTGGTATCGCATAGACTCTCTACACTTAATATAGCTGACAAAGTGTATAAAATGAAAACAGACAGAGTGAGCTAAAAAAGTAAATTGGAAAGTAAATTAAAAATTAAGTTTAAAAAAGAAGTATAGTAAAAATAATACTATACTTCTTTTTATATGTATTTATTTAATTATTAATCATTAACAGTCTTTTTAATAAATCCAAGAAGAACCGCTGTAACTACAGAACCTATTACTATAGCAAGCAAATACATTACAGGATTATTAACTATAGGCAAAACAAATATACCGCCATGAGGAGCTCTTAACTCTATATGAAAAGCCATAGACAAAGCCCCAGAAATTGCAGCACCAATCATACAAGAAGGAATAACTCTTATAGGGTCAGAAGCTGCAAAAGGTATAGCTCCTTCAGTAATAAATGAAAGCCCCATAACATAACAAGTTTTTCCAGCATCTCTTTCATCGGCAGAGAATTTATTTTTAAATATTGTAGTAGCCAATGCTATACCCAAAGGAGGCACCATTCCTCCAGCCATAACTGCAGCATGAGGTGCATATTGACCAGAAGCTATCATTGCTATACCAAAAGTGAAAGCAGCCTTGTTTATAGGGCCTCCCATATCAGTAGACATCATAGCACCAAGTAAAGCACCTAATAATATTAAGTTTCCTGTTCCTAAGTTTTGTAAGAAATTTGAAAGACCAGTATTAATTGCAGCTATTGGGTTAACTATAAACAAATACATTATAGCACCAGTGAAAAATATACCAAATAAAGGATATAATAAAACAGGTTTAATTCCTTCTAAACTGTCTGGCAATTTAGAGAAAATCTTTTTTAATAAAAGAGTGATATATCCGCCTAAAAAACCACCTATCAAACCGCCCAAAAATCCGCCGCTGTTGTTTAAAGAAATTAATCCTCCAACCATAGCAGGAGCAAAACCCGGTCTGTCAGCAATACTCATACCAATAAATCCTGCCATTACAGGAACCATGAGGAAGAATGCATTTCCGCCTCCTATGTCATTTAAAAGCTTAGCAAAATAATTGTATGAAGGGTCATTAGGGTTGCTTGCATTAATACCAAACATAAATGAAAATGCTATTAATATACCTCCGCCTACAACAAATGGGAGCATATTTGACACTCCTGACATTAAATGCTTATATACTCCTGTTTTTGGCTTTTTAGCAAATTTATTTGAAGCTTGAGTATTATCTTCACTGCTATGATATATAGGAGCAGTTTGATTTATGGCATTGTTTATTAATCTTTCAGGGTCTTTTATAGCCTCTTTTACTCCTACTATATCAACATTCTTTCCTGCAAATCTCTCCATAGCAACATTTTTATCTGCTGCTACTATTATTCCTTTTGCATTTTTTATCTCTTCTTTTGTAAGTTCATTTTTTACACCACTTGAACCGTTAGTTTCTACTTTTATAGTAATTCCAAGTTCTTTACCTTTTTTAAGCAATGCATCTGCTGCCATGTAAGTATGTGCTATTCCTGTAGGGCAAGCTGTTACTGCTAATACTTGATATGAATTGCTATTGTTAGTTTCCTGATTTAATGATGAGTTTTCATTATCTTTTTCAGCATTCTTTATTAATATATCCAATACTTCCTCTTTGCTTTTTACATTAAGAAGTGCTTCTCTAATATCATCTTCAAGAAGAAGTGTTGTTATTTTTGATAATAATTCAATATGAGAATCGTTAGAGTTTTCTGGAGCTGCTATCATAAAAAATAAATGTGAAGGCTTACCGTCTAATGATTCATAATCAACACCTTTTTTTGAAATACCTATTGCAACTGTAGGAACCTTTACTGCATTAGTTTTACCATGAGGTATTGCTATTCCTTCTTCCATACCTGTTGAGCTTTGAGCTTCTCTCTTTAGTATTTCCTTTTTATACTCTTCTTTGTCATTTAATTTACCGTTATTATAGAGAATATCTATCATTTCATCTATAATTTCTGATTTTGTTTGTCCCTTTAGGTCGATATTAATACAATCTAAAGTTATAACATCTTTTAGCATTTTTTAGCCCTCCATTTATATTTTAATTAATTTTTTTTATTTCTACGTTTTCTAGAAATTTATTCATATTTTCAAATGTAGTTAACCCTTCAGAGCATGCAGTAGAGCTTCCGCTTGCTATAGCATACTTATAAGAATCAACTATACTTAAATTATTGCTTATACCGTAAACTATTCCAGCTACCATAGAATCTCCAGCACCAACAGAACTTATCAATTTTCCGTCAGGTGCATTTCCAAGATAAGCTTCATCTTTTGTTACAAGCACAGAACCATCTTTACCCAAAGA
The genomic region above belongs to Brachyspira sp. SAP_772 and contains:
- a CDS encoding ABC transporter ATP-binding protein, with product MRRSGIKIMAQLIGLIAPLMHVMILAITTGVLGFLCAISITILGGYAILTFLGLNNFFTIKTIFITVLVLAALRGLLHYVEQLSNHFIAFKLLALIRDKVFKALRKLSPAKLEGRDKGNLIALITSDIELLEVFYAHTISPIAIGVLTSIIMTIFIGSFNIVLGAIALLGYFTIGFIIPYFSSKFGKNDGMEYRNNFGKLNSYFLDSLWGIKEILQFGYGEKRIQTIENKTDNLMDLNKKLKKYEGIISGLTTSAVSLFTLAILVVSVLISKDKNLSNILIPTIAMASSFGPVIALSNLSNNLFMTLASGERVLNLLAEKPIVEEVYDGESNLEFNGLECENVCFDYEGEEILNNYNLEIEPNKIIGISGKSGSGKSTLLKLFMRFWDIKEGSLKISGSNIKDINTDSLRDIESYVTQDTSIFKDTIENNIKIADKNATREEVIEACKKASLHDFIMSLPNGYDTNVGELGDTLSGGEKQRIGIARSFLHKAPFMLLDEPTSNLDSLNEAVILKSVKDNSKDRTVVLVSHRLSTLNIADKVYKMKTDRVS
- a CDS encoding fructose-specific PTS transporter subunit EIIC, with protein sequence MLKDVITLDCINIDLKGQTKSEIIDEMIDILYNNGKLNDKEEYKKEILKREAQSSTGMEEGIAIPHGKTNAVKVPTVAIGISKKGVDYESLDGKPSHLFFMIAAPENSNDSHIELLSKITTLLLEDDIREALLNVKSKEEVLDILIKNAEKDNENSSLNQETNNSNSYQVLAVTACPTGIAHTYMAADALLKKGKELGITIKVETNGSSGVKNELTKEEIKNAKGIIVAADKNVAMERFAGKNVDIVGVKEAIKDPERLINNAINQTAPIYHSSEDNTQASNKFAKKPKTGVYKHLMSGVSNMLPFVVGGGILIAFSFMFGINASNPNDPSYNYFAKLLNDIGGGNAFFLMVPVMAGFIGMSIADRPGFAPAMVGGLISLNNSGGFLGGLIGGFLGGYITLLLKKIFSKLPDSLEGIKPVLLYPLFGIFFTGAIMYLFIVNPIAAINTGLSNFLQNLGTGNLILLGALLGAMMSTDMGGPINKAAFTFGIAMIASGQYAPHAAVMAGGMVPPLGIALATTIFKNKFSADERDAGKTCYVMGLSFITEGAIPFAASDPIRVIPSCMIGAAISGALSMAFHIELRAPHGGIFVLPIVNNPVMYLLAIVIGSVVTAVLLGFIKKTVND